TGACAATGTACGGACTTCCAGTACAAACAGTCGAAGAAGAGATCCGAACAGTGACGCAGAACGAACCGCTGCTCGTGGTCGTTGGAGCCGAAAAGGTCCCATTCGATGTCTACGCGTGCGCTGACTTCAACGTCGCAGTCACGAATCAACCCCATTCCGAAGTCGCAGGACTTGCTGTCTTTCTCGATCGGCTGTTCGACGGCAGTGAGCTCGAACGCGAGTGGACTGGCGCTGATCGGCGAGTCGTGCCGAAAGAGACTGGCAAAAAGGTCGTCCCGACCGATCCCGCTGGCGAGGAATAACAATCAAAACCGCGTATCAGCTGGACTGAGAGCAGATAAACCAATAACGAATATACGAAAGCGGTACTTCCAAAGGATAGATCGTTGCTCTCAATGCAAGGGTTCGTGGTCGATCGA
The nucleotide sequence above comes from Halocatena marina. Encoded proteins:
- a CDS encoding tRNA (cytidine(56)-2'-O)-methyltransferase yields the protein MREHEIIVLRLGHRPGRDNRMTTHVGLTARALGADRVVLTNGASGSRDTIDDITERFGGPFTVDLTEEPNRLLQTFEGTIVHLTMYGLPVQTVEEEIRTVTQNEPLLVVVGAEKVPFDVYACADFNVAVTNQPHSEVAGLAVFLDRLFDGSELEREWTGADRRVVPKETGKKVVPTDPAGEE